The Caldisericum exile AZM16c01 region GAGATTTCTCGTGGCTTCGCAACTTCGAAATGTACCGTGTTAAGTCAATACCTTTTCATGAGAATTTTGAAAGTTTTTAGAAAATTGTTTTCCATATAGTAGTTATCAGTATTCTGCAATATTTGGATAGTGGTTTAATGTGTTATCTAATGGTATAGGTATGTTATTGATGGTGGTATTGATCTTTTCCTTCTTCTCTTTCTGTTGTTTTAGAATTTTCATTAATGCTTTCTTTTCTTTTATTCTTTCATGTTCCTTAAGGATCTCTTTTCCCATATCCTCATCTAATCCATATATTGGATCATATGACTTATTGAGCTTCACAATTGAGAATGCCTGTCTTATGAGTTTATTTGCAACTGCAATATGTATGAGTTTCTTCTCCTTTCCCTTAGTGAGGAGTCTATTGTATAGCAATTTGCACTGAGTATTGTATCTTGATGCAGATAGAGATGCCATGTAGAGTAATTGTCTTAGATATGGATTTCCCATCTTTGATATGTTGTATGATGCTCTTTTTACACTCTTGCCAGATTCCTTTATTGATGGTGTAAGTCCTACATATGAGGAAACCTCCTTTGCATCGTTAAATGAATCAAATGTGCCAAAGTATGCAATGATAGCAGAGGCAGTTCTTTTACCTATACCTGGTATACCTGTGAGTCTTATGAATAGTTCTCTGTATTTCTCCTTGTTTTTAATTACATTGTCTATCTTCTTTTCTATCTCTTTTATCTCTTTCTCTAATTCAATTAATACTCTCTTTAGACTCTCTATTGCATCATGAGCATATGAATCTGGATATTGCTCTAATGCCTCTATCTCATTGAGTATTCTTGTCCTTGTTCTTTTGAGTCCTTCAAGGGTTTTAATGAGTATCTTTATCTCAAGTTTATCTTCATATGAGGAATCTAACAAAAATGACCTAAGAGTCTCATACTGTCTTGAGGATATGTTTGATCTATTACTTGAAACTGCCTCATACACATACTGACAGATTGTCTCTGATGCAATTTTATCTGTTGATGCTCTATCAAGGGATTCTTCAGTATACTTTCTTATTACCAATGGATTAATGACATAGATGAAGATGGGTATATTGTATAATCTATCTTCATTTGCTTTATGTTCTCCAATTCCTCTTTTCCACTTAAGCAACTGAAGTGCAAGTCTTGCATGGTATGAACCAGTTGATTCAAAGAGGATATGAACTTCGGTAATAGTAGGAGTATTATCAGTAGTGGTAGTATTAGCAATACTATTGGTAGTACTATTAGTAATACTATTAGTATTGGTATTAGTATCATTTTTCTTTTTGCTTTTCTTTGTACCTTTTTTCGTTTCTTCTAATTTCTTCTCTAATTCAAACTCCTTTTTAATTCTCTTTTCAATTTCTTTTATTAGATCTTCAATACCTTCATCTTTGTTTGAGAAGACACGACTCTTTCTCTTTTTGCCATCAAAGAAAGACACATCGAGTTTCTCTTTTGAAACATCAATACCAATAGCAAGTATTGACTCCATCTATCCAACCTCCTATAATGGTAATAGTTATTTTAGGTATGTGATTATTGAGTTTTCCTCTTGACCTATCATCGTAAATACAGGCTAATGTGCCTAATGTACCAAGTGCAGGTTCTTGAGGAAAAGGGGAAGTGGTTTTAACATTTCGAACGGTTTTAATAAACCAATGACCGGATAAAAATCATCACTTCCCCACATACCTCTAACAATACTTACGATGCACTGTTAAAGAATATGCTCCTCATTCTCACTACCTACACTATTATATACGATGACTAATTGCTATTTTAGGGTGGAGTTGGAAGAGGGCGGAATCCTCCTCCATTAAGAGAGATTTCTCAGTCGCTTATGCTCCTTCGGAATGACGCACACTTAGTCATTCCGAAGCGGAAGGCAAGGAATCTACTAAGTTAAATAAAATGGATAAAAGCCTAATGCGAACCCCCCAACTATTTTATACGTAAAAATATTCGCAAGTTT contains the following coding sequences:
- a CDS encoding IS110 family transposase, with the protein product MESILAIGIDVSKEKLDVSFFDGKKRKSRVFSNKDEGIEDLIKEIEKRIKKEFELEKKLEETKKGTKKSKKKNDTNTNTNSITNSTTNSIANTTTTDNTPTITEVHILFESTGSYHARLALQLLKWKRGIGEHKANEDRLYNIPIFIYVINPLVIRKYTEESLDRASTDKIASETICQYVYEAVSSNRSNISSRQYETLRSFLLDSSYEDKLEIKILIKTLEGLKRTRTRILNEIEALEQYPDSYAHDAIESLKRVLIELEKEIKEIEKKIDNVIKNKEKYRELFIRLTGIPGIGKRTASAIIAYFGTFDSFNDAKEVSSYVGLTPSIKESGKSVKRASYNISKMGNPYLRQLLYMASLSASRYNTQCKLLYNRLLTKGKEKKLIHIAVANKLIRQAFSIVKLNKSYDPIYGLDEDMGKEILKEHERIKEKKALMKILKQQKEKKEKINTTINNIPIPLDNTLNHYPNIAEY